The Nitrospira defluvii genome contains the following window.
CCTCGACCCGAGCGCAGCCGGCCGCGTCAATCTGGATTCCGGGGTCACCCTCCCCATTGCCAAGATCACCGCCGTCAAGGCCGTCGATAAAGCCGGCCACTGCCTCGCCGCCTGGACCGTCAACCCGCACGGCTACGATGGCACCAGGTCCGCCACTCTCCCGGTGCTCACCGGTCCGGACCGGTGGCTCAAACGGTTCCGCCGCTTGGCCGAACTCACTTCCGGAATCACCGGCGACGATCCGCGCTTCTCTTCCATCATGCAACTCCTTAACCAATGCGACGAGGCCTATGTGCATGGCCAGGACGACGCGTTCATTCAGTCCGCGCGCCAGGTCGCCGCACTCGTCAACGCTCCCGTCTCCAGACAAACCGCTTCCACCGAATCCGGCTCGCCCGCTCCCTCCCAAAGAGCCGCACAGCGACCATCAGGTTCATCTGATCCTTCCCCTACGTAACCATCTCCTCTTTCATCCTCGCAACGAGCCATCACGAAGGAGAGTGCGATGCAGACTTCCATGCCTGATCTGGTGGCGCAGTTCGTGCGCGCCCGCAGGGTTTCGGTTCCGCTCCTCGCCATCACCACACCCGATCCTGCCGCCACGATCGGTCTGGTCCGGACCTACGGGTTGCGGAGTCCTGGATCCGATCAGGAAGACCCCGTCTTCTCCTGGGACGTCAGCCGCGGGCTCATGCCCGTCAACAGCGGAGCCGAGAAAGCCCAGGCGACGTTGCTGGACAGTGCGAAGTCCAACGTCACGATGAATCCCTCGGAAACCCTCAAGCTTCTCGCAAATGTGCCTCCGAAAAGCGTCGTCTTCTTTCACAACGCCCACCGCTTCATCCGCAATGAGTTCGTCTCCCAAGGCATCTGGAATTTGCGCGACCTCTTCAAGAGCAAACCGGCGACCCTCGTCTTGCTGGCTCCGGCGATCGACGTCCCCGCAGAACTTTTCCATGATCTGCTGGTCCTGGAAGAAACCCTGCCGGGGCGGGAGCAACTGGCCGCGATCATCAAGGACCAATGCGTACAGGCACAAATCGACACTCCTGCCGAGGACGCAATGGCTCAGGCCGTCTCCGCGCTGCAGGGGCTCGCGGCCTTTCCGGCCGAACAGGTCGTGGCCCTGTCGCTCAGCAAACGGACTGGCATCAACCTGGAACGCCTGTGGGAACGGAAACGGCAGATGATCAACGCCACCCCGGGGCTCTCCGTGTGGGGCGGGAACGAACGGTTCCACGACATCGGCGGCGTGCAAGCGGCCAAAGACTTCCTCGCGAAACTCTTCAAGGGCAATGATCCGCCGAAAGCCGTCGTCTTCCTTGATGAAATCGAGAAGATGTTCAGCGGCTCCCTGTCCTCCAATCAGGACTCGTCGGGCGTCACCGTTTCCATGCTGGGGACCTTGCTCACCTATATGCAGGATCACAAGGCGAGAGGCATCATCTTC
Protein-coding sequences here:
- a CDS encoding AAA family ATPase produces the protein MQTSMPDLVAQFVRARRVSVPLLAITTPDPAATIGLVRTYGLRSPGSDQEDPVFSWDVSRGLMPVNSGAEKAQATLLDSAKSNVTMNPSETLKLLANVPPKSVVFFHNAHRFIRNEFVSQGIWNLRDLFKSKPATLVLLAPAIDVPAELFHDLLVLEETLPGREQLAAIIKDQCVQAQIDTPAEDAMAQAVSALQGLAAFPAEQVVALSLSKRTGINLERLWERKRQMINATPGLSVWGGNERFHDIGGVQAAKDFLAKLFKGNDPPKAVVFLDEIEKMFSGSLSSNQDSSGVTVSMLGTLLTYMQDHKARGIIFVGPPGTCKSMVAKASGTEAGVPAICFDLGAMKASLVGQSEGQLRQALGVVSAVADDNVLFIATSNNVSALPPELLRRFKYGVMFFDLPSAAEREAIWAIYRKQFQIPPEMAQPPDQGWTGDEIRTCCELSWQLGCSLEEASAYIIPVSIRAADQLKELRSQANYRYLSASYPGPYLMDKAEAAQGPSPRMYAA